A genome region from Candidatus Palauibacter soopunensis includes the following:
- a CDS encoding DUF4040 domain-containing protein produces the protein MRGLFAAVMLMGIYSFLGASWMLLLDAPDVAFTEASVGAGISTILALATLALTTRKAKTPVRRPALPLLIVAVTGAALVYGTLDMPHFGDPEAPASNYPHPSYVERTEHDIHVPNVVTAVLASYRGYDTLGETVVIFTAGIAVLALLRGSRKRRPMGGGEEDAG, from the coding sequence ATGCGCGGCCTGTTCGCGGCCGTGATGCTGATGGGGATCTACAGCTTCCTCGGCGCCTCCTGGATGCTCCTGCTCGATGCCCCCGATGTCGCCTTCACGGAGGCATCCGTCGGCGCCGGGATCTCGACCATCCTCGCGCTCGCCACTCTCGCGCTGACGACGCGCAAGGCGAAGACCCCCGTTCGACGACCCGCGCTCCCGCTGCTCATCGTCGCTGTCACCGGGGCGGCCCTCGTCTACGGGACGCTGGACATGCCGCACTTCGGCGATCCCGAGGCTCCGGCCAGCAACTACCCGCATCCGTCCTACGTCGAGCGCACGGAGCACGACATCCACGTGCCGAACGTGGTCACGGCGGTACTCGCGAGTTACCGAGGCTACGACACGCTCGGCGAGACCGTCGTGATCTTCACCGCCGGGATCGCCGTGCTGGCTCTCCTGCGCGGGAGCCGCAAACGCCGCCCCATGGGCGGAGGAGAGGAGGACGCGGGATGA
- a CDS encoding PaaI family thioesterase, whose amino-acid sequence MTESGAVRMDGARSSSARALIESILADSEAIVALGVTLEDLGDDTAVLRMTMRPDLTRDGTMYHGGPVASLIDIAGDMVVAVRAGGGVPTISLRVDYLRPCTGPYLLATARLRRYGRTISVSDVDVHDDQGRLCAVGRGTYSSLAG is encoded by the coding sequence ATGACGGAGTCCGGTGCGGTGCGGATGGACGGGGCTCGGAGTTCGAGCGCCAGGGCCCTGATCGAGTCCATCCTCGCCGACTCGGAGGCGATCGTCGCGCTCGGCGTCACGCTTGAAGACCTGGGCGACGACACCGCCGTCCTCCGGATGACCATGCGTCCCGACCTTACCCGCGACGGCACGATGTACCACGGCGGTCCGGTCGCCTCGCTGATCGACATCGCCGGGGACATGGTCGTCGCCGTGCGAGCCGGGGGCGGGGTTCCGACCATCTCGCTGCGGGTCGACTACCTGCGCCCCTGCACCGGCCCGTACCTGCTGGCCACGGCCCGCCTGCGGCGCTACGGCCGCACGATCTCGGTGTCGGACGTCGACGTGCACGACGACCAGGGGCGCCTCTGCGCGGTGGGACGCGGGACCTACTCGTCGCTGGCGGGCTGA
- a CDS encoding divalent metal cation transporter, with the protein MNYPIARKIPRAVLDAEADRLAELAGAPAHRKLGGYARLAGPGFMGAALTLGAGTLTSSMLSGATFGYRTLWLIWLSAGLGLFMMAAMARFTCRGGFRVIPVQNRRHSWVIGSLMTGLVGTAAVAVIFNFGQVALGTHLIESLAPFAGFAFPAEYNWLIYCAVTSWLILSYGRRGGRGTRLVEAVMKGGIAVMILAFGAVLLLVGVDWSAAARGFFVPWLPGGGEGLDLFIASSAAAVGVMDWVFFHYAGLGRGWGRRHESLARFDLIAGLFLPFVVINFLIIGVFAATLFPQGITPDSAPELAAALMPLLGPTWSQILFYAGFLAVPITTTVGMSLAGAMAVHEAFGWEPDTSSWRWKVSALLPQVAFLAAWNARPVWLVIAIAAFLSLANNVVGWSMYLLLNDRELLGADRCRSYLWNVGILLQVTLLNAIAVTYVFNRLGWWR; encoded by the coding sequence GTGAACTATCCGATCGCCCGCAAGATCCCGCGGGCGGTCCTGGACGCCGAAGCCGACCGGCTGGCGGAGCTCGCCGGCGCGCCGGCGCACCGGAAGCTCGGCGGGTACGCCCGTCTGGCCGGGCCGGGGTTCATGGGGGCGGCGCTCACCCTCGGCGCCGGTACGCTCACGTCCTCGATGCTGTCGGGCGCCACGTTCGGCTACCGCACCCTGTGGCTCATCTGGCTGAGCGCGGGTCTGGGCCTGTTCATGATGGCCGCGATGGCCCGCTTCACCTGCCGAGGCGGCTTCCGCGTCATTCCGGTCCAGAACCGGCGTCACTCGTGGGTCATCGGGTCGCTGATGACCGGACTCGTGGGCACCGCCGCGGTCGCCGTGATCTTCAACTTCGGCCAGGTCGCGCTCGGCACCCATCTCATCGAGTCGCTGGCGCCGTTCGCCGGCTTCGCGTTCCCCGCCGAGTACAACTGGCTCATCTACTGCGCGGTCACGAGCTGGCTCATCCTCAGCTATGGGCGTCGAGGCGGCAGGGGGACGCGGCTCGTCGAGGCGGTCATGAAGGGCGGCATCGCCGTCATGATCCTCGCTTTCGGAGCCGTCCTGCTGCTTGTGGGCGTGGACTGGAGCGCGGCGGCACGTGGCTTTTTCGTGCCGTGGCTGCCCGGCGGGGGTGAGGGTCTGGACCTCTTCATCGCGTCGTCCGCGGCGGCCGTCGGCGTCATGGACTGGGTGTTCTTCCATTACGCGGGACTCGGCCGGGGCTGGGGGCGGAGGCACGAATCCCTGGCCCGCTTCGATCTGATCGCCGGGCTTTTCCTCCCGTTCGTGGTCATCAACTTCCTGATCATCGGAGTGTTCGCGGCGACGCTGTTCCCTCAAGGGATCACGCCGGACTCGGCGCCCGAACTGGCGGCCGCGCTCATGCCCCTCCTCGGGCCCACCTGGTCGCAGATCCTGTTTTACGCGGGTTTCCTGGCCGTGCCGATCACGACGACCGTCGGGATGAGCCTGGCCGGGGCGATGGCGGTCCACGAGGCCTTCGGCTGGGAGCCCGACACGTCGTCGTGGCGCTGGAAGGTCAGTGCGCTGCTGCCGCAGGTCGCCTTCCTCGCCGCCTGGAACGCCCGTCCGGTCTGGCTCGTGATCGCGATCGCGGCGTTTCTCTCGCTGGCGAACAACGTCGTCGGATGGTCGATGTACCTCCTGCTGAACGACCGCGAGCTTCTTGGCGCGGACCGATGCAGGTCGTACCTGTGGAACGTCGGCATCCTGCTGCAGGTGACGCTCCTGAACGCCATCGCCGTCACGTACGTCTTCAACCGGCTGGGATGGTGGCGATGA
- a CDS encoding monovalent cation/H+ antiporter subunit D family protein, with protein sequence MSGMVPMYWALVIPLAGAVLIATVGRWPNVREAVTLATGAALFWLVASLLPHVLAGTTPGVLMVRLLPGGLSLVLRLEPLGMLFALVASGLWIVTSLYSIGYMRGHGEAHQTRFYVCFAVSICAAMGVALAGNLLTLFLFYEVLTLSTYPLVSHHGTPKAMKGARTYLGILVTTSVAFLLLAVAWTWVLAGTLDFRVGGILAGRASDGVLLVLLALFVFGTGKAALMPVHRWLPAAMVAPTPVSALLHAVAVVKAGVFTIMKVVIYVFGLDLLTTTGISVWLMYAAGFTVIAGSLVAMAQDNLKRRLAYSTVSQLSYIVLGAALANAWGVVGGSMHILMHAFGKITLFFCAGAIYVAAHKTEISDMRGLGRAMPITMAAFLIGALSVIGVPPLGGSWSKWYLALGALDAGQILFVAVLMVSSLLNIAYLVPIPIRAFFSKPADGSDPPRFKEAPAFCVAALSFTALGCIVLFFLADDVYRLLVPLGGG encoded by the coding sequence GTGAGCGGCATGGTTCCGATGTACTGGGCGCTGGTGATTCCGCTCGCCGGCGCCGTGCTCATCGCGACGGTCGGTCGCTGGCCCAACGTCCGGGAAGCCGTGACGCTCGCCACCGGCGCGGCGCTCTTCTGGTTGGTCGCGTCGCTCCTGCCGCACGTCCTCGCCGGCACGACCCCCGGGGTCCTGATGGTGCGGCTGCTCCCCGGCGGCCTCTCCCTCGTCCTCCGGCTGGAACCCCTCGGCATGCTCTTCGCCCTGGTGGCCTCGGGGCTCTGGATCGTCACTTCGCTCTATTCGATCGGCTACATGCGGGGACACGGGGAGGCGCACCAGACGCGGTTCTACGTCTGCTTCGCGGTCTCCATCTGCGCCGCCATGGGCGTGGCGCTCGCGGGCAACCTGCTCACGCTGTTCCTGTTCTACGAGGTGCTGACGCTCTCGACCTACCCGCTCGTCTCGCACCACGGGACGCCGAAGGCGATGAAGGGCGCCCGCACGTACCTGGGGATCCTCGTCACCACTTCCGTCGCCTTTCTCCTCCTCGCGGTGGCGTGGACCTGGGTCCTCGCGGGCACGCTCGACTTCCGCGTCGGGGGGATTCTGGCCGGACGGGCGAGCGACGGCGTCCTCCTCGTCCTGCTCGCGCTCTTCGTCTTCGGAACGGGGAAGGCCGCCCTCATGCCGGTCCACCGCTGGCTTCCCGCCGCCATGGTGGCGCCGACGCCGGTGAGCGCGCTCCTGCACGCGGTCGCGGTCGTGAAGGCCGGCGTATTCACGATCATGAAGGTCGTCATCTACGTCTTCGGCCTCGACCTGCTGACCACGACGGGGATCAGCGTCTGGCTCATGTACGCCGCCGGCTTCACGGTCATCGCGGGCTCGCTCGTCGCCATGGCGCAGGACAACCTCAAGCGGCGCCTCGCCTACTCCACGGTGAGCCAGCTATCGTACATCGTCCTCGGGGCGGCGCTCGCGAATGCCTGGGGGGTCGTCGGCGGCAGCATGCACATCCTGATGCACGCCTTCGGCAAGATCACCCTCTTCTTCTGCGCCGGCGCGATCTACGTGGCGGCGCACAAGACGGAAATCAGCGACATGCGCGGGCTGGGCCGCGCCATGCCGATCACGATGGCGGCGTTCCTCATCGGGGCCCTCAGCGTCATCGGCGTCCCGCCCCTCGGCGGGAGCTGGAGCAAGTGGTATCTCGCGCTCGGCGCGCTGGACGCCGGGCAGATCCTCTTCGTCGCCGTCCTCATGGTCAGTTCGCTGCTGAACATCGCGTACCTCGTCCCGATCCCCATCCGGGCGTTCTTCTCGAAGCCCGCCGATGGGTCGGACCCGCCGCGCTTCAAGGAGGCGCCGGCGTTCTGCGTCGCGGCGCTCTCGTTCACGGCGCTCGGCTGCATCGTCCTCTTCTTCCTCGCGGACGATGTGTATCGCCTGCTCGTCCCCCTGGGCGGAGGGTAA
- a CDS encoding Na(+)/H(+) antiporter subunit D, with translation MIGSLPPAAVMILGALFVPLFRGRARTGWVLLLPAASLAALLALGEGEFGQVSIFSYELTLVRIDGLSRIFGWLFHIAAFIGLIFARRGGSALEDAAALVYAGAAVGAVQAGDLITLFVFWELLALSSVFLVWARGTERSYRAGMRYLIVQVGSGVILLAGIIAHARATGSVAFDHLGTETLGTKLILLGIGIKAAFPLLHNWLTDAYPEATYSGAVFLSAFTTKVAVYALARGYQGEDLLIWVGVVMTMFPIFYAVIENDLRRVLGYSMINQIGFMVCGVGIGTEMAVNGAVAHAFNDVLFKGLLFMSTGALLYRAGTTKCSELGGLYKSMPKTAALCIVGAASISAFPLFSGFVSKSMVMAAALEQNLDIVWLFLLFASAGVLHHAGIKIPFYGFFGPDSGIRTKEAPTSMLIAMGMAAFLCVFNGTFPTWFLYPNLPYEVTYVPFTSAHVISQLQLLFFAVLAFVWLRLSDREPHELPSTNLDADWFYRRFGRGLALAAGGVASRLRAAVAARTVVAAGDVIGSARRYMGPSGVLGRTWPTGTNVIWVAILLLVFLLLYYASTPGTSALPPP, from the coding sequence ATGATCGGTAGCCTCCCTCCCGCCGCGGTCATGATCCTGGGGGCGCTCTTCGTGCCGCTCTTCCGGGGCCGTGCGCGCACGGGCTGGGTCCTCCTCCTGCCCGCCGCGAGCCTCGCCGCGCTTCTTGCGCTTGGGGAGGGGGAGTTCGGGCAGGTCTCGATCTTCTCGTACGAGCTGACCCTCGTCCGGATCGACGGGCTGAGCCGGATCTTCGGCTGGCTCTTCCACATCGCGGCCTTCATCGGGCTCATCTTCGCGCGGCGCGGAGGAAGCGCGCTGGAAGATGCCGCGGCGCTGGTCTACGCCGGCGCCGCCGTGGGAGCCGTCCAGGCCGGCGACCTGATCACGCTCTTCGTGTTCTGGGAGCTTCTGGCGTTGAGTTCCGTCTTCCTCGTATGGGCGCGCGGCACGGAACGTTCCTACCGGGCGGGGATGCGCTACCTCATCGTCCAGGTCGGGTCGGGCGTCATCCTGCTCGCCGGGATCATCGCCCACGCGCGGGCCACGGGGTCCGTCGCCTTCGACCATCTGGGGACGGAGACGCTGGGCACGAAGCTCATCCTGCTGGGCATCGGGATCAAGGCGGCCTTCCCGTTGCTCCACAACTGGCTTACGGACGCCTATCCCGAGGCCACCTACAGCGGCGCCGTCTTTCTGAGCGCGTTCACGACCAAGGTCGCCGTATACGCCCTGGCGCGGGGATACCAGGGCGAAGATCTGCTGATCTGGGTCGGCGTCGTCATGACGATGTTCCCGATCTTCTACGCCGTGATCGAGAATGATCTGCGCCGAGTGCTCGGCTACAGCATGATCAACCAGATCGGCTTCATGGTGTGCGGCGTCGGGATCGGCACCGAGATGGCCGTGAACGGGGCGGTCGCGCACGCCTTCAACGACGTCCTCTTCAAGGGACTCCTCTTCATGTCGACGGGGGCGTTGCTCTACCGTGCGGGGACGACGAAGTGCAGTGAGCTGGGCGGCCTCTACAAGAGCATGCCGAAGACGGCGGCGCTGTGCATCGTCGGCGCCGCCTCCATCTCCGCCTTCCCGCTCTTCAGCGGGTTCGTGAGCAAGTCGATGGTGATGGCGGCCGCGCTGGAGCAGAACCTCGATATCGTGTGGCTCTTCCTCCTCTTCGCCTCCGCCGGCGTGCTGCACCACGCGGGGATCAAGATCCCGTTCTACGGCTTCTTCGGGCCCGATTCCGGGATCCGCACGAAGGAGGCGCCGACGAGCATGCTCATCGCGATGGGGATGGCGGCCTTCCTGTGCGTCTTCAACGGGACGTTCCCGACCTGGTTCCTGTATCCGAACCTGCCGTACGAGGTGACGTACGTGCCGTTCACCTCCGCGCACGTGATCAGCCAGCTGCAACTGCTCTTCTTCGCCGTGCTCGCCTTCGTGTGGCTCCGGCTCTCCGACCGTGAGCCGCACGAGCTGCCCTCGACGAATCTGGATGCGGACTGGTTCTATCGCCGCTTCGGCAGGGGACTGGCGCTCGCCGCCGGAGGCGTCGCGTCGCGGCTGCGGGCTGCCGTCGCGGCGCGCACCGTGGTCGCGGCCGGGGACGTGATCGGATCGGCGCGGCGCTACATGGGCCCGAGCGGCGTGTTGGGGCGCACCTGGCCCACCGGCACCAACGTCATCTGGGTCGCCATCCTGCTCCTGGTATTCCTGCTCCTCTACTACGCAAGTACGCCCGGCACGAGCGCCCTCCCGCCGCCATGA
- a CDS encoding zinc-binding dehydrogenase → MKAVLYDAHGDADQLHVGEVPDPEPASGEALVRIRACGLNGFDPMMLGGTTGLRVPLPMTPCGDAAGEIAGFGPGTDAAGRQVGDRVMIDPLLESRGMLGEKAPGAASEYLAVPLENLLPIPDGVAFEQAAALPVAYGTALRMIEHRARVQPGETVLILGATGGVGCCCVQLCKRIGARVIATGGSRWKLERLQALGADHVLPSGSAELVRQVRAIAGRPRYHDPDAGGVDVVINYIGGPTWADSLKALRFQGRMVTCGATAGYDPRTDIRYIWSFEQSIIGSDGWSREGLARLLDMVAGGDLDPVIHAVRPVDEIRTAMCELMERAVFGKSILTP, encoded by the coding sequence GTGAAGGCGGTTCTCTACGACGCCCACGGCGACGCCGATCAACTCCACGTGGGCGAGGTCCCGGACCCCGAACCCGCGTCCGGGGAAGCCCTGGTCCGGATCCGGGCCTGCGGGCTGAACGGCTTCGATCCGATGATGCTCGGCGGCACGACGGGGCTGCGGGTCCCGCTCCCCATGACGCCGTGCGGTGACGCGGCCGGAGAGATCGCGGGTTTCGGACCCGGGACGGACGCAGCCGGACGGCAGGTCGGGGACCGCGTCATGATCGACCCGTTGCTCGAGAGCCGCGGCATGCTGGGCGAGAAGGCCCCCGGCGCGGCCTCGGAGTACCTTGCCGTCCCTCTCGAGAACCTGCTGCCGATTCCCGACGGCGTCGCGTTCGAACAGGCCGCCGCCCTCCCGGTCGCGTACGGTACGGCGCTGCGCATGATCGAGCACCGGGCCCGGGTACAGCCGGGCGAGACCGTGCTGATCCTGGGCGCGACGGGCGGCGTGGGCTGCTGCTGCGTCCAGCTCTGCAAGCGCATCGGAGCGCGGGTCATCGCCACCGGCGGTTCCCGCTGGAAGCTGGAACGGCTCCAGGCGCTGGGCGCGGATCATGTTCTGCCCTCGGGCTCCGCCGAACTCGTGAGGCAGGTGCGGGCGATCGCGGGCCGGCCCCGCTACCACGATCCCGACGCCGGCGGCGTGGACGTGGTGATCAACTACATCGGCGGGCCCACGTGGGCCGACAGCCTGAAGGCGCTGCGCTTCCAGGGCCGCATGGTCACCTGCGGCGCGACCGCCGGCTACGACCCACGCACCGACATCCGCTACATCTGGAGCTTCGAGCAGTCGATCATCGGATCGGACGGATGGAGCCGCGAGGGGCTGGCGCGTCTGCTCGACATGGTGGCCGGCGGCGACCTCGACCCGGTGATCCACGCCGTCCGTCCGGTCGACGAGATCCGCACGGCGATGTGCGAACTCATGGAGCGGGCGGTATTCGGAAAATCGATTCTGACCCCGTGA
- a CDS encoding cation:proton antiporter subunit C yields MTETVVDAVLGLYNYWVVIFLMMMGFYIVISRGNLIKKVIGLNIFQTSVFLFYITVGKVSGGTAPITDEGLEVYSNPLPSVLILTAIVVGVATTSVALSLVVRIREAYETIEEDEIYEQDEAR; encoded by the coding sequence ATGACCGAGACCGTCGTCGACGCCGTCCTCGGCCTCTACAACTACTGGGTCGTCATCTTCCTGATGATGATGGGGTTCTACATCGTCATTTCGCGCGGCAACCTCATCAAGAAGGTCATCGGGCTCAACATCTTCCAGACCTCCGTCTTCCTGTTCTACATCACGGTCGGGAAGGTGAGCGGGGGGACGGCGCCGATCACGGACGAGGGGCTGGAGGTCTACAGCAATCCGCTCCCGAGCGTCCTCATCCTCACCGCAATCGTCGTGGGCGTGGCGACGACCTCCGTCGCGCTCTCGCTCGTCGTGCGCATCCGCGAGGCGTACGAGACCATCGAGGAGGATGAGATCTACGAGCAGGACGAGGCGCGATGA
- a CDS encoding monovalent cation/H+ antiporter complex subunit F yields the protein MILAAAVAAIIVTMGLALVRAGKGPTVFDRILALNMFGTKTVLLIAVIGFVTDRPDFLDLGLVYALINFIGVIAVLRFSKYGNFADPDRERTS from the coding sequence ATGATCCTCGCCGCCGCCGTCGCCGCGATCATCGTCACAATGGGGCTCGCGCTCGTGCGGGCGGGGAAGGGGCCGACGGTCTTCGACCGCATTCTCGCGCTGAACATGTTCGGCACGAAGACGGTCCTCCTGATCGCCGTGATCGGGTTCGTGACGGACCGACCGGACTTCCTCGACCTCGGACTCGTGTACGCCCTCATCAACTTCATCGGCGTCATCGCCGTGCTCAGGTTCTCCAAGTACGGGAACTTCGCCGATCCGGACCGCGAGAGAACGTCATGA
- the mnhG gene encoding monovalent cation/H(+) antiporter subunit G produces the protein MTLEIVSSVLVIAGAIFAVIGGIGIVRLPDFFCRIHGAGITDTLGAGLILTGLMFLSPDWIVAVKLLAILVLLWTTSPTSTHALANAALETGLRPGVDETEEAPSSS, from the coding sequence ATGACGCTCGAGATCGTGAGTTCCGTACTCGTGATCGCCGGCGCGATCTTCGCGGTCATCGGCGGGATCGGCATCGTCCGCCTGCCCGATTTCTTCTGTCGCATCCACGGAGCGGGGATCACGGACACGCTGGGGGCGGGGCTGATTCTGACGGGGCTGATGTTCCTGTCGCCCGACTGGATCGTGGCGGTGAAGCTCCTCGCGATCCTCGTCCTGCTCTGGACCACGAGCCCCACGTCCACTCACGCGCTCGCGAACGCGGCGCTCGAGACCGGGCTTCGGCCGGGCGTCGATGAGACGGAGGAGGCGCCATCGAGTTCGTAG
- a CDS encoding Na(+)/H(+) antiporter subunit B, translating into MTDHTILRVVSKLLLPYVLLFALYVQFHGDYGPGGGFQAGVIFAAGFVLYGLIFGLTAVRRVAPARMIELVIATGVLVYAGTGVVTMLMGGNFLDYDALNPAYAADGQHYGILVVELGVGMTVAAVMIAVYSTFAGRGRA; encoded by the coding sequence ATGACGGACCACACGATCCTGCGGGTCGTCAGCAAGCTCCTGCTGCCGTACGTCCTCCTCTTCGCGCTCTACGTGCAGTTCCACGGCGATTACGGTCCGGGCGGCGGCTTCCAGGCGGGCGTGATCTTCGCGGCCGGCTTCGTGCTCTACGGGCTCATCTTCGGGCTCACCGCGGTACGCCGCGTCGCTCCGGCCCGCATGATCGAACTCGTCATCGCGACCGGCGTGCTCGTCTACGCGGGCACCGGCGTCGTGACGATGCTCATGGGCGGGAACTTCCTCGACTACGACGCTTTGAACCCCGCGTACGCCGCCGACGGGCAGCACTACGGAATTCTCGTCGTCGAGCTGGGCGTCGGGATGACCGTCGCCGCGGTGATGATCGCGGTCTATTCGACCTTCGCCGGACGAGGGCGGGCATGA
- a CDS encoding monovalent cation/H+ antiporter subunit D family protein, producing the protein MIEAIQAQLPVLQVVIPMLAAPLCIILRRRSLVLPFAMGVCWLTFLVSVALLGDVLEAGVISYALGGWAAPWGIEYRVDALAAFVLLFVSGIAALVLTYAPRSLTDEIPASRHYLFCTLYLLCLTGLLGIAITGDLFNVFVFLEVSALSSYALIALGGRRQALPAAFQYLVMGTIGATFILIGIGLMYQMTGTLNMADMAERLPAVEGVRTALVAFGFLTVGIALKMALFPLHVWLPNAYAYAPSVVSAFIAATATKVSVYILLRFMFSVFGLEFSFEQLGLGRALMPLALAGIFVASTAAIFQRNVKRMLAYSSVAQIGYMVLGISFATATGLTGGIVHLFNHALIKGGLFMAMGCVMLRLHSVDLDDMAGIGRAMPWTMAAWALGGLGLIGVPATAGFISKWYLIQAALEQHSLFVAVLLLLSSLLALVYVWRVVETAFFHEPSERSREAREAPLAMLVPTWVLLGATVFFGIYTAYSAGVAEQAAEAVLRGLP; encoded by the coding sequence ATGATCGAGGCGATCCAGGCGCAGTTGCCGGTCCTGCAGGTCGTCATCCCGATGCTCGCGGCGCCCCTCTGCATCATCCTGCGGCGGCGCTCGCTGGTTCTCCCGTTCGCGATGGGCGTGTGCTGGCTCACGTTCCTGGTTTCCGTCGCCCTTCTCGGCGACGTGCTCGAGGCGGGCGTCATCAGCTACGCACTGGGGGGCTGGGCGGCGCCGTGGGGGATCGAGTACCGGGTCGACGCGCTTGCCGCCTTCGTCCTCCTCTTCGTGTCCGGGATCGCCGCCCTCGTCCTGACCTACGCGCCACGCTCCCTCACCGACGAGATTCCGGCCAGCCGGCACTATCTCTTCTGCACCCTCTATCTCCTCTGCCTCACGGGGCTGCTCGGCATCGCGATCACCGGCGACCTGTTCAACGTGTTCGTCTTCCTCGAGGTCTCGGCGCTCTCCTCCTACGCACTCATCGCGCTCGGGGGCCGCCGGCAGGCGCTGCCCGCGGCGTTCCAATACCTGGTGATGGGCACGATCGGGGCCACGTTCATCCTCATCGGCATCGGTCTCATGTACCAGATGACCGGCACGCTGAACATGGCGGACATGGCGGAGCGGCTTCCCGCCGTCGAAGGCGTGCGGACCGCGCTGGTCGCCTTCGGCTTCCTCACCGTGGGGATCGCGCTCAAGATGGCGCTCTTCCCCCTCCACGTCTGGCTGCCGAACGCCTACGCGTACGCGCCATCGGTGGTGAGCGCCTTCATCGCGGCCACGGCCACGAAAGTCTCCGTCTACATCCTGCTGCGCTTCATGTTCAGCGTGTTCGGCCTCGAGTTCTCCTTCGAACAGCTCGGGCTTGGACGCGCGCTCATGCCGCTGGCCCTGGCCGGGATCTTCGTCGCCTCCACGGCGGCGATCTTCCAGCGCAACGTGAAACGCATGCTCGCCTACTCCTCGGTCGCGCAGATCGGCTACATGGTGCTCGGCATCAGCTTCGCGACCGCGACGGGACTCACGGGCGGCATCGTCCATCTGTTCAACCACGCGCTCATCAAGGGCGGCCTCTTCATGGCGATGGGGTGCGTGATGCTGCGGCTGCACTCCGTCGACCTCGATGACATGGCAGGGATCGGGCGCGCGATGCCGTGGACGATGGCCGCGTGGGCGCTCGGAGGTCTCGGCCTCATCGGGGTGCCGGCGACGGCCGGCTTCATCAGCAAGTGGTACCTCATCCAGGCCGCACTGGAACAGCACAGCCTCTTCGTCGCCGTCCTCCTGCTCCTCAGTTCGCTCCTCGCGCTCGTCTACGTGTGGCGCGTGGTCGAGACCGCCTTCTTCCATGAACCGAGCGAGCGGTCGCGCGAGGCGCGCGAGGCCCCGCTCGCCATGCTCGTTCCGACCTGGGTGCTGCTCGGGGCCACGGTGTTCTTCGGCATCTATACGGCATACTCCGCGGGCGTGGCTGAGCAGGCGGCCGAGGCCGTGCTGCGAGGGCTCCCGTGA